The following proteins are co-located in the Solea senegalensis isolate Sse05_10M linkage group LG12, IFAPA_SoseM_1, whole genome shotgun sequence genome:
- the LOC122778626 gene encoding putative monooxygenase p33MONOX: MASRRGDLPALELGSSSTFFGASSSPVGMTRRSISYDALMDAPIHSPPPDLTVNILWKDPVIPQHKFRNGAEEGEKSGKLVTFEAPTPVKSPVPVVKAKATSLMTSFMIKQSQENLERFEHQAGLTDTGYSPHKGLSTEETRFHRHTVPKLRMPSGDFKEDRLPTSAQSTPSCTPSVTPNVTPCVSPYASPAATRRSWFQPSLATPELSPNLSTDMGGNEGGGDRWSFFGTRSVVQKSPTDPGSDTSTGFSLQSYFGLQKSSTMDGTNTQINLKVQDPANFMTQKIDLLGIEGKPPRPHKLKPRDMNVLTPSGF, from the exons ATGGCCTCCAGACGAGGAGACCTTCCAG CTCTTGAGTTGGGTTCGTCATCCACATTCTTTGGTGCCTCGTCGTCTCCCGTTGGAATGACTCGGCGTAGCATCAGCTACGATGCGCTCATGGACGCCCCCATACATTCACCGCCTCCAGACCTGACTGTTAACATCTTGTGGAAAGACCCAGTCATCCCACAGCACAAGTTCCGCAATGGAGCAGAG gagggagagaagagtgGGAAGTTGGTGACTTTTGAGGCACCAACACCAGTCAAGTCCCCTGTGCCGGTGGTGAAAGCTAAGGCCACCTCTTtaatgacctcgtttatgataA AGCAAAGCCAGGAGAATCTTGAGAGGTTTGAGCACCAGGCTGGGCTGACAGACACGGGATATTCCCCCCACAAAGGCCTCTCCACTGAGGAGACACGCTTTCATCGACACACGGTGCCA aAGTTGAGAATGCCAAGTGGGGACTTCAAAGAGGACAGGCTTCCAACATCAGCACAATCCACCCCAAGTTGTACCCCTTCTGTCACCCCCAACGTCACCCCCTGCGTCAGTCCCTACGCGTCACCGGCTGCTACTCGCAG GAGCTGGTTCCAGCCATCTCTTGCCACCCCAGAACTCAGTCCAAACCTCAGCACAGACATGGGAggaaatgaaggaggaggagacaggtggAGTTTCTTTGGAACTCGGTCTGTGGTACAGAAGTCCCCCACTGACCCAGGCTCTGACACCAGCACAG GCTTTTCACTACAATCCTACTTCGGCCTGCAGAAGTCCTCAACCATGGATGGCACCAACACACAGATAAACCTCAAGGTGCAGGACCCTGCCAACTTCATGACCCAAAAGATTGATTTATTGGGTATCGAGGGCAAGCCTCCACGGCCACACAAACTAAAACCTCGGGACATGAATGTCTTAACACCGTCAGGCTTCTGA
- the LOC122778669 gene encoding C-X-C motif chemokine 11-6-like — protein sequence MSGIIKVFLLLAVLICISKAQLRESKQSCLCRSVRDSIMKNSRQRDIQIYPATMFCNKVEIVVTTSNGRRYCLNPDKKAVQDLVLDMINKKNPTVRRAQSTSSPSSNPDSSSTAHN from the exons ATGTCTGGCATCATCAAAGTGTTTCTGCTCCTGGCTGTTCTGATCTGCATCTCTAAAGCACAAC TCAGAGAATCAAAGCAGAGCTGCCTGTGTCGGAGCGTCAGGGATTCCATTATGAAAAATTCTCGACAAAGGGACATCCAGATCTACCCGGCAACCATGTTCTGTAACAAAGTGGAGATTGT TGTCACAACCAGCAATGGCCGGCGTTACTGTCTGAACCCAGACAAGAAAGCGGTGCAAGACCTCGTGCTTGATATGAT aaataaaaaaaaccctacagTCAGACGAGCTCAGTCCACTTCCAGTCCCAGTTCCAACCCTGACAGCTCCAGCACGGCTCACAACTGA